The following proteins come from a genomic window of Miscanthus floridulus cultivar M001 chromosome 2, ASM1932011v1, whole genome shotgun sequence:
- the LOC136537188 gene encoding probable cytokinin riboside 5'-monophosphate phosphoribohydrolase LOGL3, giving the protein MRQQQQPRSASRFKTICVFCGSRQGKRTSYHDAAIALAQQLVSRGIDLVYGGGGIGLMGLVSQAVHRGGGRVVGVIPRTLMATPEIIGETAGEVIAVADMHQRKAEMARQSDAFIALPGGYGTLEELLEMITWAQLGIHCKPVGLLNVDGYYASLLAFIDQAVEDGFISPSARRIVVQAPTAQELMDKLEEYVPYYDRVASGLNWEARVVVVKDAGAADSGTISVSGIRSSHAGRHD; this is encoded by the exons atgaggcagcagcagcagccaaggtCGGCGAGCAGGTTCAAGACGATTTGTGTCTTCTGCGGCAGCAGGCAAGGCAAGAGGACGAGCTACCACGACGCCGCCATTGCCCTTGCCCAACAGTTG gTGTCGAGAGGCATCGACCTGGTGTATGGCGGCGGCGGCATAGGTCTCATGGGGCTCGTCTCGCAGGCCGTCCACCGCGGCGGCGGGCGCGTCGTCGG AGTGATTCCCAGGACTCTGATGGCCACTCCTGAG ATAATCGGAGAGACGGCGGGGGAGGTGATTGCGGTGGCGGACATGCACCAAAGGAAGGCAGAGATGGCGAGGCAATCTGATGCCTTCATAGCCCTGCCTG GAGGATATGGAACACTGGAGGAGCTGCTTGAGATGATCACATGGGCGCAGTTAGGCATCCACTGTAAGCCG GTTGGATTGCTGAACGTTGATGGCTACTACGCCTCCCTGCTGGCGTTCATCGACCAGGCCGTGGAGGACGGGTTCATCAGCCCCAGTGCTCGCCGCATCGTCGTCCAGGCTCCCACGGCGCAAGAACTCATGGACAAACTTGAG gAATACGTCCCGTACTACGACAGAGTTGCCTCCGGGCTCAACTGGGAGGCGAGGGTCGTCGTCGTCAAGGATGCAGGGGCTGCTGATTCAGGGACGATCAGCGTTTCAGGCATACGAAGTTCGCATGCAGGTCGCCATGATTAG